One segment of Haloplanus natans DSM 17983 DNA contains the following:
- a CDS encoding thiamine pyrophosphate-requiring protein: MDVTEAIADILVEEGVEYVFGFPSNPIFDTGILAEKGIQKIIVRQERTGAHMADALSRVTSGNTVGVFACQHGPGTENSFGGIAQAYGESVPLVAFPAGYDQSNNDTDPKFSSLVNYQGISKSCEQLTDANAVVETVRRAFSAARNGRPRPAVVEIPKDVFYHEVAPFDYTPGPTSRPGADPEAVSAAVDRLLDAERPVIYAGQGVHYAEGWAALRELAELVEAPVATSLNGKSAFPEDHRFSLGAGSKSEPGQLAHFLDECDLLFGVGTSFTDTAYGITVPTDNTIIHSTLDATDVNKDIEADHAVLGDAKLVLEAMVEAADARLDGPRGRADDVAAEIASVKEAWLDEWQPKLESNEAPINPYRVIDELTNVVDASEAIITHDAGNARDFLAPFWESPEPLGYIGWGKTTQLGYGLGLAMGAKLAHPEKLCINVWGDGAIGMTGLDFETAVRYDLPILSILLNNYEMAGYDTPFGGDFATVAEGLGGYGERIEEPKEVADAIERGIKKTEAGTPVLLEFITCHETELSRPDLD, from the coding sequence ATGGATGTCACCGAAGCCATCGCGGATATTCTGGTCGAGGAGGGAGTGGAGTACGTCTTCGGGTTTCCGTCGAACCCGATCTTCGATACGGGCATTCTCGCGGAGAAGGGGATTCAGAAGATAATCGTCCGACAGGAGCGCACGGGCGCCCACATGGCCGACGCGCTAAGTCGGGTCACGTCGGGCAACACCGTCGGCGTCTTCGCCTGCCAGCACGGCCCGGGCACCGAGAACTCCTTCGGGGGGATCGCCCAGGCCTACGGCGAATCCGTTCCGCTCGTTGCTTTCCCCGCGGGCTACGACCAGTCGAACAACGACACCGACCCGAAGTTCAGTTCGCTCGTCAACTACCAGGGGATTTCGAAGTCCTGCGAGCAGTTGACGGACGCGAACGCCGTCGTCGAGACGGTTCGACGGGCGTTCAGCGCCGCGCGAAACGGTCGCCCGCGCCCGGCCGTCGTCGAAATCCCGAAAGACGTATTCTACCACGAGGTCGCACCCTTCGACTACACGCCGGGTCCCACCTCCCGACCCGGGGCCGACCCCGAGGCCGTCTCGGCCGCGGTCGACCGCCTGCTCGACGCCGAGCGCCCGGTCATCTACGCCGGGCAGGGCGTCCACTACGCCGAGGGCTGGGCGGCGTTGCGAGAACTCGCGGAACTCGTCGAGGCGCCCGTCGCCACCAGCCTCAACGGCAAGAGCGCCTTCCCCGAGGATCACCGGTTCTCGCTCGGCGCGGGCTCGAAGAGCGAACCCGGACAGCTCGCACACTTCCTCGACGAGTGTGATCTCCTCTTCGGCGTCGGCACCAGCTTTACCGACACCGCCTACGGCATTACCGTCCCGACGGACAACACGATCATCCACTCGACGCTCGACGCGACGGACGTGAACAAGGACATCGAGGCGGACCACGCCGTCCTCGGCGATGCTAAACTCGTCCTCGAAGCGATGGTCGAGGCGGCCGACGCGCGCCTCGACGGCCCCCGCGGCCGTGCCGACGATGTCGCCGCCGAAATCGCTTCGGTCAAGGAGGCCTGGCTCGACGAGTGGCAGCCCAAACTCGAATCGAACGAGGCACCGATCAACCCCTACCGCGTCATCGACGAACTGACGAACGTCGTCGACGCGTCCGAGGCGATCATCACCCACGACGCGGGCAACGCTCGCGACTTCCTCGCACCGTTCTGGGAGTCCCCGGAGCCGCTCGGCTACATTGGCTGGGGGAAGACCACTCAGCTCGGCTACGGCCTCGGGCTCGCGATGGGCGCGAAGCTCGCCCACCCCGAGAAGCTCTGTATCAACGTCTGGGGCGACGGCGCCATCGGCATGACCGGCCTCGACTTCGAGACGGCCGTCCGATACGACCTCCCCATCCTCTCGATCCTGCTGAACAACTACGAGATGGCGGGATACGACACGCCCTTCGGTGGCGACTTCGCCACCGTCGCGGAGGGCCTCGGCGGCTACGGCGAGCGGATCGAGGAGCCGAAAGAGGTGGCCGACGCAATCGAGCGCGGCATTAAAAAAACCGAGGCCGGCACGCCCGTGCTGCTCGAGTTCATCACGTGCCACGAGACGGAGTTGTCGCGGCCGGACTTGGATTAA
- a CDS encoding FAD-dependent oxidoreductase, which yields MTHVAVVGGGPAGLSAALFTAKNGLETTVFDTDGTWMHKAHLFNYPGIGSIGGDAFISVTRQQVDDFGVDRRQGSEVTGVSADGDGFVVTTGSEEVDADYVVLATGADRSLAEDLDCETTEDGTVDVGVEMETSVADAYATGAMVRAEEWQAVIAAGDGAAAALNILSKEKGEHYHDFDVPGDATETFGGMVDEG from the coding sequence ATGACACACGTAGCTGTCGTCGGTGGTGGTCCCGCAGGACTGAGCGCGGCGTTGTTCACGGCGAAAAACGGCCTCGAGACGACCGTCTTCGACACCGACGGGACGTGGATGCACAAGGCCCATCTGTTCAACTACCCCGGCATCGGCTCCATCGGTGGCGACGCGTTCATAAGCGTGACCCGCCAGCAGGTCGACGACTTCGGCGTCGACCGTCGGCAGGGGTCGGAGGTGACGGGCGTCTCGGCGGACGGGGACGGCTTCGTCGTCACGACCGGAAGCGAGGAGGTCGACGCCGACTACGTCGTTCTGGCGACGGGAGCGGACCGGAGCCTCGCCGAGGATCTGGACTGTGAGACGACAGAGGACGGCACCGTCGACGTGGGCGTCGAGATGGAGACGAGCGTCGCCGACGCCTACGCCACGGGCGCGATGGTGCGCGCCGAGGAGTGGCAGGCGGTCATCGCCGCGGGCGACGGCGCCGCGGCGGCGCTCAACATCCTGAGTAAAGAAAAAGGCGAACATTACCACGACTTCGACGTGCCGGGGGATGCGACCGAGACGTTCGGCGGGATGGTCGACGAGGGGTAG
- a CDS encoding 4a-hydroxytetrahydrobiopterin dehydratase: MSSLADEPCEACTSDDEPLTSDEYSEYLDSVRSDVWEVVDDHHLTAHYEFDDFRDALEFTYEIGELAEEEWHHPDIALAWGEVEVEMWTHKIDGLHKTDFVMAARMDRLYGPYEPEE; this comes from the coding sequence ATGTCCTCACTCGCGGACGAACCGTGCGAAGCCTGTACGAGCGACGACGAACCCCTCACCAGCGACGAGTACTCGGAGTATCTCGATAGCGTCCGGTCGGACGTGTGGGAAGTCGTGGACGACCACCACCTGACGGCCCACTACGAGTTCGACGACTTCCGTGACGCCCTGGAGTTCACGTACGAGATCGGCGAACTCGCGGAGGAGGAGTGGCACCACCCCGATATCGCGCTCGCGTGGGGGGAAGTCGAGGTGGAGATGTGGACCCACAAGATCGACGGCCTCCACAAGACGGACTTCGTGATGGCGGCGCGGATGGACCGCCTCTACGGGCCGTACGAACCCGAGGAGTAA
- a CDS encoding FKBP-type peptidyl-prolyl cis-trans isomerase → MAITTGDTVTIEYTGRLDDGSVFDTTDESVAEEAGLLDEQPNREFEPLTVEVGEGNLIEGMEEGLLGLEAGDSETLTIPPAEAYGEASDDQTREFERGRFEEMVGQEAAEGMQVQAQGGASGTVTTISDDAVEVSFQHPLAGETLTFEIDVLSVE, encoded by the coding sequence ATGGCTATCACTACTGGCGATACGGTTACCATCGAGTACACCGGCCGTCTCGACGACGGCTCCGTGTTCGACACGACGGACGAATCGGTCGCCGAGGAGGCCGGTCTACTCGACGAACAGCCAAACCGGGAGTTCGAACCGCTCACCGTCGAGGTGGGCGAGGGTAATCTCATCGAAGGGATGGAGGAGGGTCTGCTGGGGCTCGAAGCGGGCGATTCGGAGACGCTCACCATCCCCCCCGCGGAGGCGTACGGTGAGGCCTCGGACGACCAGACCCGCGAGTTCGAGCGGGGCCGATTCGAGGAGATGGTCGGCCAAGAAGCCGCCGAAGGGATGCAGGTGCAGGCACAGGGCGGAGCGAGCGGGACGGTCACCACCATCTCCGACGACGCCGTCGAGGTGAGCTTTCAGCACCCGCTCGCGGGCGAGACGCTGACGTTCGAAATCGACGTCCTGTCGGTCGAATAG